The Macaca fascicularis isolate 582-1 chromosome 1, T2T-MFA8v1.1 genome includes a window with the following:
- the CD55 gene encoding complement decay-accelerating factor isoform X10 codes for MTVALPSVPAALPLLGELPRLLLLLLLLCLPAVWADCGPPPAVPNAQPALKGLTSFPENTVITYRCDENFMKIPGKQDSVMCLPDSQWSDIEEFCNRSCGAPTRLKFASLKQLYIPQSYFPVGTVVEYECRPGYRRDPSLLAKLTCLQNLKWSTAAEFCKKKSCPNPGEIPNGQIDTSNGILFGAAISFSCNTGYKLFGPTSSLCLVSGSGVQWSDTLPECREIYCPAPPQIDNGIIQGEREHYGYRQSITYLCNRGFTMIGEHSIYCTVNDDEGEWSGPPPACRANSLVSKAPPTVQKPTTVNVRTTEVSPTSQKTTTPNAQGATHLLSDRVSSCHPGWYAVVYS; via the exons ATGACTGTCGCGCTGCCGAGCGTGCCCGCGGCGCTGCCCCTCCTTGGGGAGCTGCcccggctgctgctgctgctgctgctgctgtgcctGCCGGCCGTGTGGG CTGACTGTGGCCCTCCCCCAGCTGTACCTAATGCCCAGCCAGCTTTGAAAGGCCTTACAAGTTTTCCCGAGAACACCGTAATAACGTACAGATGTGATGAAAACTTTATGAAAATTCCTGGTAAGCAGGACTCAGTGATGTGCCTTCCGGACAGTCAATGGTCAGATATTGAAGAGTTCTGCAATC GTAGCTGCGGTGCACCAACCAGGCTAAAGTTTGCATCCCTCAAACAGCTTTATATCCCTCAGAGTTATTTTCCAGTCGGTACTGTTGTGGAATATGAGTGTCGTCCAGGTTACAGAAGAGACCCTTCTCTATTAGCAAAACTAACTTGCCTTCAGAATTTAAAATGGTCCACAGCAGCTGAATTTTGTAAAA AGAAATCATGCCCTAATCCTGGAGAAATACCAAATGGTCAGATCGATACATCAAATGGCATATTATTTGGTGCAGCCATCTCCTTCTCATGTAACACAGG GTACAAATTATTTGGCCCGACTTCTAGTTTATGTCTTGTTTCAGGCAGTGGAGTCCAGTGGAGTGACACGTTGCCAGAGTGCAGAG aaatttattgTCCAGCACCACCACAAATTGACAATGGAATAATTCAAGGGGAACGTGAACATTATGGATATAGACAGTCTATAACGTATTTATGTAATAGAGGATTCACCATGATTGGAGAGCACTCTATTTATTGTACTGTGAATGACGATGAAGGAGAGTGGAGTGGCCCACCACCTGCATGTAGAG CAAACTCTCTAGTTTCCAAGGCCCCACCAACAGTTCAGAAACCTACCACAGTAAATGTTCGAACTACAGAAGTCTCACCAACTTCTCAGAAAACCACCACACCAAATGCTCAAG GTGCTACCCATCTTCTATCTG acagggtctcatcctgtcacccaggctggtatgcggTGGTgtattcatag
- the CD55 gene encoding complement decay-accelerating factor isoform X6 has translation MTVALPSVPAALPLLGELPRLLLLLLLLCLPAVWADCGPPPAVPNAQPALKGLTSFPENTVITYRCDENFMKIPGKQDSVMCLPDSQWSDIEEFCNRSCGAPTRLKFASLKQLYIPQSYFPVGTVVEYECRPGYRRDPSLLAKLTCLQNLKWSTAAEFCKKKSCPNPGEIPNGQIDTSNGILFGAAISFSCNTGYKLFGPTSSLCLVSGSGVQWSDTLPECREIYCPAPPQIDNGIIQGEREHYGYRQSITYLCNRGFTMIGEHSIYCTVNDDEGEWSGPPPACRANSLVSKAPPTVQKPTTVNVRTTEVSPTSQKTTTPNAQATRSTPASRTTKHFHKTTPDKGSGTSSGATHLLSDRVSSCHPGWYAVVYS, from the exons ATGACTGTCGCGCTGCCGAGCGTGCCCGCGGCGCTGCCCCTCCTTGGGGAGCTGCcccggctgctgctgctgctgctgctgctgtgcctGCCGGCCGTGTGGG CTGACTGTGGCCCTCCCCCAGCTGTACCTAATGCCCAGCCAGCTTTGAAAGGCCTTACAAGTTTTCCCGAGAACACCGTAATAACGTACAGATGTGATGAAAACTTTATGAAAATTCCTGGTAAGCAGGACTCAGTGATGTGCCTTCCGGACAGTCAATGGTCAGATATTGAAGAGTTCTGCAATC GTAGCTGCGGTGCACCAACCAGGCTAAAGTTTGCATCCCTCAAACAGCTTTATATCCCTCAGAGTTATTTTCCAGTCGGTACTGTTGTGGAATATGAGTGTCGTCCAGGTTACAGAAGAGACCCTTCTCTATTAGCAAAACTAACTTGCCTTCAGAATTTAAAATGGTCCACAGCAGCTGAATTTTGTAAAA AGAAATCATGCCCTAATCCTGGAGAAATACCAAATGGTCAGATCGATACATCAAATGGCATATTATTTGGTGCAGCCATCTCCTTCTCATGTAACACAGG GTACAAATTATTTGGCCCGACTTCTAGTTTATGTCTTGTTTCAGGCAGTGGAGTCCAGTGGAGTGACACGTTGCCAGAGTGCAGAG aaatttattgTCCAGCACCACCACAAATTGACAATGGAATAATTCAAGGGGAACGTGAACATTATGGATATAGACAGTCTATAACGTATTTATGTAATAGAGGATTCACCATGATTGGAGAGCACTCTATTTATTGTACTGTGAATGACGATGAAGGAGAGTGGAGTGGCCCACCACCTGCATGTAGAG CAAACTCTCTAGTTTCCAAGGCCCCACCAACAGTTCAGAAACCTACCACAGTAAATGTTCGAACTACAGAAGTCTCACCAACTTCTCAGAAAACCACCACACCAAATGCTCAAG CAACACGGAGTACACCTGCTTCCAGGACAACCAAGCATTTTCATAAAACAACCCCAGATAAAGGAAGTGGAACCAGTTCAG GTGCTACCCATCTTCTATCTG acagggtctcatcctgtcacccaggctggtatgcggTGGTgtattcatag
- the CD55 gene encoding complement decay-accelerating factor isoform X4 has protein sequence MTVALPSVPAALPLLGELPRLLLLLLLLCLPAVWADCGPPPAVPNAQPALKGLTSFPENTVITYRCDENFMKIPGKQDSVMCLPDSQWSDIEEFCNRSCGAPTRLKFASLKQLYIPQSYFPVGTVVEYECRPGYRRDPSLLAKLTCLQNLKWSTAAEFCKKKSCPNPGEIPNGQIDTSNGILFGAAISFSCNTGYKLFGPTSSLCLVSGSGVQWSDTLPECREIYCPAPPQIDNGIIQGEREHYGYRQSITYLCNRGFTMIGEHSIYCTVNDDEGEWSGPPPACRANSLVSKAPPTVQKPTTVNVRTTEVSPTSQKTTTPNAQATRSTPASRTTKHFHKTTPDKGSGTSSGATHLLSGFLAGTILTGTLILVIGIWKIRGTRVSR, from the exons ATGACTGTCGCGCTGCCGAGCGTGCCCGCGGCGCTGCCCCTCCTTGGGGAGCTGCcccggctgctgctgctgctgctgctgctgtgcctGCCGGCCGTGTGGG CTGACTGTGGCCCTCCCCCAGCTGTACCTAATGCCCAGCCAGCTTTGAAAGGCCTTACAAGTTTTCCCGAGAACACCGTAATAACGTACAGATGTGATGAAAACTTTATGAAAATTCCTGGTAAGCAGGACTCAGTGATGTGCCTTCCGGACAGTCAATGGTCAGATATTGAAGAGTTCTGCAATC GTAGCTGCGGTGCACCAACCAGGCTAAAGTTTGCATCCCTCAAACAGCTTTATATCCCTCAGAGTTATTTTCCAGTCGGTACTGTTGTGGAATATGAGTGTCGTCCAGGTTACAGAAGAGACCCTTCTCTATTAGCAAAACTAACTTGCCTTCAGAATTTAAAATGGTCCACAGCAGCTGAATTTTGTAAAA AGAAATCATGCCCTAATCCTGGAGAAATACCAAATGGTCAGATCGATACATCAAATGGCATATTATTTGGTGCAGCCATCTCCTTCTCATGTAACACAGG GTACAAATTATTTGGCCCGACTTCTAGTTTATGTCTTGTTTCAGGCAGTGGAGTCCAGTGGAGTGACACGTTGCCAGAGTGCAGAG aaatttattgTCCAGCACCACCACAAATTGACAATGGAATAATTCAAGGGGAACGTGAACATTATGGATATAGACAGTCTATAACGTATTTATGTAATAGAGGATTCACCATGATTGGAGAGCACTCTATTTATTGTACTGTGAATGACGATGAAGGAGAGTGGAGTGGCCCACCACCTGCATGTAGAG CAAACTCTCTAGTTTCCAAGGCCCCACCAACAGTTCAGAAACCTACCACAGTAAATGTTCGAACTACAGAAGTCTCACCAACTTCTCAGAAAACCACCACACCAAATGCTCAAG CAACACGGAGTACACCTGCTTCCAGGACAACCAAGCATTTTCATAAAACAACCCCAGATAAAGGAAGTGGAACCAGTTCAG GTGCTACCCATCTTCTATCTG GATTTCTTGCTGGTACTATATTAACTGGTACCCTAATTCTAGTCATTGGAATATGGAAAATCAGG ggTACACGTGTTTCACGTTGA
- the CD55 gene encoding complement decay-accelerating factor isoform X5 produces the protein MTVALPSVPAALPLLGELPRLLLLLLLLCLPAVWADCGPPPAVPNAQPALKGLTSFPENTVITYRCDENFMKIPGKQDSVMCLPDSQWSDIEEFCNRSCGAPTRLKFASLKQLYIPQSYFPVGTVVEYECRPGYRRDPSLLAKLTCLQNLKWSTAAEFCKKKSCPNPGEIPNGQIDTSNGILFGAAISFSCNTGYKLFGPTSSLCLVSGSGVQWSDTLPECREIYCPAPPQIDNGIIQGEREHYGYRQSITYLCNRGFTMIGEHSIYCTVNDDEGEWSGPPPACRANSLVSKAPPTVQKPTTVNVRTTEVSPTSQKTTTPNAQATRSTPASRTTKHFHKTTPDKGSGTSSGATHLLSGYTCFTLTGLLGTLVTMGWLT, from the exons ATGACTGTCGCGCTGCCGAGCGTGCCCGCGGCGCTGCCCCTCCTTGGGGAGCTGCcccggctgctgctgctgctgctgctgctgtgcctGCCGGCCGTGTGGG CTGACTGTGGCCCTCCCCCAGCTGTACCTAATGCCCAGCCAGCTTTGAAAGGCCTTACAAGTTTTCCCGAGAACACCGTAATAACGTACAGATGTGATGAAAACTTTATGAAAATTCCTGGTAAGCAGGACTCAGTGATGTGCCTTCCGGACAGTCAATGGTCAGATATTGAAGAGTTCTGCAATC GTAGCTGCGGTGCACCAACCAGGCTAAAGTTTGCATCCCTCAAACAGCTTTATATCCCTCAGAGTTATTTTCCAGTCGGTACTGTTGTGGAATATGAGTGTCGTCCAGGTTACAGAAGAGACCCTTCTCTATTAGCAAAACTAACTTGCCTTCAGAATTTAAAATGGTCCACAGCAGCTGAATTTTGTAAAA AGAAATCATGCCCTAATCCTGGAGAAATACCAAATGGTCAGATCGATACATCAAATGGCATATTATTTGGTGCAGCCATCTCCTTCTCATGTAACACAGG GTACAAATTATTTGGCCCGACTTCTAGTTTATGTCTTGTTTCAGGCAGTGGAGTCCAGTGGAGTGACACGTTGCCAGAGTGCAGAG aaatttattgTCCAGCACCACCACAAATTGACAATGGAATAATTCAAGGGGAACGTGAACATTATGGATATAGACAGTCTATAACGTATTTATGTAATAGAGGATTCACCATGATTGGAGAGCACTCTATTTATTGTACTGTGAATGACGATGAAGGAGAGTGGAGTGGCCCACCACCTGCATGTAGAG CAAACTCTCTAGTTTCCAAGGCCCCACCAACAGTTCAGAAACCTACCACAGTAAATGTTCGAACTACAGAAGTCTCACCAACTTCTCAGAAAACCACCACACCAAATGCTCAAG CAACACGGAGTACACCTGCTTCCAGGACAACCAAGCATTTTCATAAAACAACCCCAGATAAAGGAAGTGGAACCAGTTCAG GTGCTACCCATCTTCTATCTG ggTACACGTGTTTCACGTTGACAGGTTTGCTTGGGACGCTAGTAACCATGGGCTGGCTGACTTAG
- the CD55 gene encoding complement decay-accelerating factor isoform X8 codes for MTVALPSVPAALPLLGELPRLLLLLLLLCLPAVWADCGPPPAVPNAQPALKGLTSFPENTVITYRCDENFMKIPGKQDSVMCLPDSQWSDIEEFCNRSCGAPTRLKFASLKQLYIPQSYFPVGTVVEYECRPGYRRDPSLLAKLTCLQNLKWSTAAEFCKKKSCPNPGEIPNGQIDTSNGILFGAAISFSCNTGYKLFGPTSSLCLVSGSGVQWSDTLPECREIYCPAPPQIDNGIIQGEREHYGYRQSITYLCNRGFTMIGEHSIYCTVNDDEGEWSGPPPACRANSLVSKAPPTVQKPTTVNVRTTEVSPTSQKTTTPNAQGATHLLSGFLAGTILTGTLILVIGIWKIRGTRVSR; via the exons ATGACTGTCGCGCTGCCGAGCGTGCCCGCGGCGCTGCCCCTCCTTGGGGAGCTGCcccggctgctgctgctgctgctgctgctgtgcctGCCGGCCGTGTGGG CTGACTGTGGCCCTCCCCCAGCTGTACCTAATGCCCAGCCAGCTTTGAAAGGCCTTACAAGTTTTCCCGAGAACACCGTAATAACGTACAGATGTGATGAAAACTTTATGAAAATTCCTGGTAAGCAGGACTCAGTGATGTGCCTTCCGGACAGTCAATGGTCAGATATTGAAGAGTTCTGCAATC GTAGCTGCGGTGCACCAACCAGGCTAAAGTTTGCATCCCTCAAACAGCTTTATATCCCTCAGAGTTATTTTCCAGTCGGTACTGTTGTGGAATATGAGTGTCGTCCAGGTTACAGAAGAGACCCTTCTCTATTAGCAAAACTAACTTGCCTTCAGAATTTAAAATGGTCCACAGCAGCTGAATTTTGTAAAA AGAAATCATGCCCTAATCCTGGAGAAATACCAAATGGTCAGATCGATACATCAAATGGCATATTATTTGGTGCAGCCATCTCCTTCTCATGTAACACAGG GTACAAATTATTTGGCCCGACTTCTAGTTTATGTCTTGTTTCAGGCAGTGGAGTCCAGTGGAGTGACACGTTGCCAGAGTGCAGAG aaatttattgTCCAGCACCACCACAAATTGACAATGGAATAATTCAAGGGGAACGTGAACATTATGGATATAGACAGTCTATAACGTATTTATGTAATAGAGGATTCACCATGATTGGAGAGCACTCTATTTATTGTACTGTGAATGACGATGAAGGAGAGTGGAGTGGCCCACCACCTGCATGTAGAG CAAACTCTCTAGTTTCCAAGGCCCCACCAACAGTTCAGAAACCTACCACAGTAAATGTTCGAACTACAGAAGTCTCACCAACTTCTCAGAAAACCACCACACCAAATGCTCAAG GTGCTACCCATCTTCTATCTG GATTTCTTGCTGGTACTATATTAACTGGTACCCTAATTCTAGTCATTGGAATATGGAAAATCAGG ggTACACGTGTTTCACGTTGA
- the CD55 gene encoding complement decay-accelerating factor isoform X9 has product MTVALPSVPAALPLLGELPRLLLLLLLLCLPAVWADCGPPPAVPNAQPALKGLTSFPENTVITYRCDENFMKIPGKQDSVMCLPDSQWSDIEEFCNRSCGAPTRLKFASLKQLYIPQSYFPVGTVVEYECRPGYRRDPSLLAKLTCLQNLKWSTAAEFCKKKSCPNPGEIPNGQIDTSNGILFGAAISFSCNTGYKLFGPTSSLCLVSGSGVQWSDTLPECREIYCPAPPQIDNGIIQGEREHYGYRQSITYLCNRGFTMIGEHSIYCTVNDDEGEWSGPPPACRANSLVSKAPPTVQKPTTVNVRTTEVSPTSQKTTTPNAQGATHLLSGYTCFTLTGLLGTLVTMGWLT; this is encoded by the exons ATGACTGTCGCGCTGCCGAGCGTGCCCGCGGCGCTGCCCCTCCTTGGGGAGCTGCcccggctgctgctgctgctgctgctgctgtgcctGCCGGCCGTGTGGG CTGACTGTGGCCCTCCCCCAGCTGTACCTAATGCCCAGCCAGCTTTGAAAGGCCTTACAAGTTTTCCCGAGAACACCGTAATAACGTACAGATGTGATGAAAACTTTATGAAAATTCCTGGTAAGCAGGACTCAGTGATGTGCCTTCCGGACAGTCAATGGTCAGATATTGAAGAGTTCTGCAATC GTAGCTGCGGTGCACCAACCAGGCTAAAGTTTGCATCCCTCAAACAGCTTTATATCCCTCAGAGTTATTTTCCAGTCGGTACTGTTGTGGAATATGAGTGTCGTCCAGGTTACAGAAGAGACCCTTCTCTATTAGCAAAACTAACTTGCCTTCAGAATTTAAAATGGTCCACAGCAGCTGAATTTTGTAAAA AGAAATCATGCCCTAATCCTGGAGAAATACCAAATGGTCAGATCGATACATCAAATGGCATATTATTTGGTGCAGCCATCTCCTTCTCATGTAACACAGG GTACAAATTATTTGGCCCGACTTCTAGTTTATGTCTTGTTTCAGGCAGTGGAGTCCAGTGGAGTGACACGTTGCCAGAGTGCAGAG aaatttattgTCCAGCACCACCACAAATTGACAATGGAATAATTCAAGGGGAACGTGAACATTATGGATATAGACAGTCTATAACGTATTTATGTAATAGAGGATTCACCATGATTGGAGAGCACTCTATTTATTGTACTGTGAATGACGATGAAGGAGAGTGGAGTGGCCCACCACCTGCATGTAGAG CAAACTCTCTAGTTTCCAAGGCCCCACCAACAGTTCAGAAACCTACCACAGTAAATGTTCGAACTACAGAAGTCTCACCAACTTCTCAGAAAACCACCACACCAAATGCTCAAG GTGCTACCCATCTTCTATCTG ggTACACGTGTTTCACGTTGACAGGTTTGCTTGGGACGCTAGTAACCATGGGCTGGCTGACTTAG
- the CD55 gene encoding complement decay-accelerating factor isoform X1, translating into MTVALPSVPAALPLLGELPRLLLLLLLLCLPAVWADCGPPPAVPNAQPALKGLTSFPENTVITYRCDENFMKIPGKQDSVMCLPDSQWSDIEEFCNRSCGAPTRLKFASLKQLYIPQSYFPVGTVVEYECRPGYRRDPSLLAKLTCLQNLKWSTAAEFCKKKSCPNPGEIPNGQIDTSNGILFGAAISFSCNTGYKLFGPTSSLCLVSGSGVQWSDTLPECREIYCPAPPQIDNGIIQGEREHYGYRQSITYLCNRGFTMIGEHSIYCTVNDDEGEWSGPPPACRANSLVSKAPPTVQKPTTVNVRTTEVSPTSQKTTTPNAQATRSTPASRTTKHFHKTTPDKGSGTSSGATHLLSGSHPVTQAGMRWCIHSSLQSRTPGLKRSFHFSLPSSWYYRCVPRHLAKFFKFIFCRDRISLCCPGWFRTPGRKRFFRPPKTLRL; encoded by the exons ATGACTGTCGCGCTGCCGAGCGTGCCCGCGGCGCTGCCCCTCCTTGGGGAGCTGCcccggctgctgctgctgctgctgctgctgtgcctGCCGGCCGTGTGGG CTGACTGTGGCCCTCCCCCAGCTGTACCTAATGCCCAGCCAGCTTTGAAAGGCCTTACAAGTTTTCCCGAGAACACCGTAATAACGTACAGATGTGATGAAAACTTTATGAAAATTCCTGGTAAGCAGGACTCAGTGATGTGCCTTCCGGACAGTCAATGGTCAGATATTGAAGAGTTCTGCAATC GTAGCTGCGGTGCACCAACCAGGCTAAAGTTTGCATCCCTCAAACAGCTTTATATCCCTCAGAGTTATTTTCCAGTCGGTACTGTTGTGGAATATGAGTGTCGTCCAGGTTACAGAAGAGACCCTTCTCTATTAGCAAAACTAACTTGCCTTCAGAATTTAAAATGGTCCACAGCAGCTGAATTTTGTAAAA AGAAATCATGCCCTAATCCTGGAGAAATACCAAATGGTCAGATCGATACATCAAATGGCATATTATTTGGTGCAGCCATCTCCTTCTCATGTAACACAGG GTACAAATTATTTGGCCCGACTTCTAGTTTATGTCTTGTTTCAGGCAGTGGAGTCCAGTGGAGTGACACGTTGCCAGAGTGCAGAG aaatttattgTCCAGCACCACCACAAATTGACAATGGAATAATTCAAGGGGAACGTGAACATTATGGATATAGACAGTCTATAACGTATTTATGTAATAGAGGATTCACCATGATTGGAGAGCACTCTATTTATTGTACTGTGAATGACGATGAAGGAGAGTGGAGTGGCCCACCACCTGCATGTAGAG CAAACTCTCTAGTTTCCAAGGCCCCACCAACAGTTCAGAAACCTACCACAGTAAATGTTCGAACTACAGAAGTCTCACCAACTTCTCAGAAAACCACCACACCAAATGCTCAAG CAACACGGAGTACACCTGCTTCCAGGACAACCAAGCATTTTCATAAAACAACCCCAGATAAAGGAAGTGGAACCAGTTCAG GTGCTACCCATCTTCTATCTG ggtctcatcctgtcacccaggctggtatgcggTGGTgtattcatagctcactgcagtctcgaactcctgggctcaagcgatccttccacttcagcctcccaagtagctggtactacaggtgtgtgccacgacacctggctaagttttttaaatttattttttgtagagacaggatttccctatgttgcccaggctggtttcgaactcctggccgtAAGCGATTCTTCCGGCCTCCCAAAACATTgcgattataa
- the CD55 gene encoding complement decay-accelerating factor isoform X3: MTVALPSVPAALPLLGELPRLLLLLLLLCLPAVWADCGPPPAVPNAQPALKGLTSFPENTVITYRCDENFMKIPGKQDSVMCLPDSQWSDIEEFCNRSCGAPTRLKFASLKQLYIPQSYFPVGTVVEYECRPGYRRDPSLLAKLTCLQNLKWSTAAEFCKKKSCPNPGEIPNGQIDTSNGILFGAAISFSCNTGYKLFGPTSSLCLVSGSGVQWSDTLPECREIYCPAPPQIDNGIIQGEREHYGYRQSITYLCNRGFTMIGEHSIYCTVNDDEGEWSGPPPACRANSLVSKAPPTVQKPTTVNVRTTEVSPTSQKTTTPNAQGATHLLSGSHPVTQAGMRWCIHSSLQSRTPGLKRSFHFSLPSSWYYRCVPRHLAKFFKFIFCRDRISLCCPGWFRTPGRKRFFRPPKTLRL, encoded by the exons ATGACTGTCGCGCTGCCGAGCGTGCCCGCGGCGCTGCCCCTCCTTGGGGAGCTGCcccggctgctgctgctgctgctgctgctgtgcctGCCGGCCGTGTGGG CTGACTGTGGCCCTCCCCCAGCTGTACCTAATGCCCAGCCAGCTTTGAAAGGCCTTACAAGTTTTCCCGAGAACACCGTAATAACGTACAGATGTGATGAAAACTTTATGAAAATTCCTGGTAAGCAGGACTCAGTGATGTGCCTTCCGGACAGTCAATGGTCAGATATTGAAGAGTTCTGCAATC GTAGCTGCGGTGCACCAACCAGGCTAAAGTTTGCATCCCTCAAACAGCTTTATATCCCTCAGAGTTATTTTCCAGTCGGTACTGTTGTGGAATATGAGTGTCGTCCAGGTTACAGAAGAGACCCTTCTCTATTAGCAAAACTAACTTGCCTTCAGAATTTAAAATGGTCCACAGCAGCTGAATTTTGTAAAA AGAAATCATGCCCTAATCCTGGAGAAATACCAAATGGTCAGATCGATACATCAAATGGCATATTATTTGGTGCAGCCATCTCCTTCTCATGTAACACAGG GTACAAATTATTTGGCCCGACTTCTAGTTTATGTCTTGTTTCAGGCAGTGGAGTCCAGTGGAGTGACACGTTGCCAGAGTGCAGAG aaatttattgTCCAGCACCACCACAAATTGACAATGGAATAATTCAAGGGGAACGTGAACATTATGGATATAGACAGTCTATAACGTATTTATGTAATAGAGGATTCACCATGATTGGAGAGCACTCTATTTATTGTACTGTGAATGACGATGAAGGAGAGTGGAGTGGCCCACCACCTGCATGTAGAG CAAACTCTCTAGTTTCCAAGGCCCCACCAACAGTTCAGAAACCTACCACAGTAAATGTTCGAACTACAGAAGTCTCACCAACTTCTCAGAAAACCACCACACCAAATGCTCAAG GTGCTACCCATCTTCTATCTG ggtctcatcctgtcacccaggctggtatgcggTGGTgtattcatagctcactgcagtctcgaactcctgggctcaagcgatccttccacttcagcctcccaagtagctggtactacaggtgtgtgccacgacacctggctaagttttttaaatttattttttgtagagacaggatttccctatgttgcccaggctggtttcgaactcctggccgtAAGCGATTCTTCCGGCCTCCCAAAACATTgcgattataa
- the CD55 gene encoding complement decay-accelerating factor isoform X11, whose product MTVALPSVPAALPLLGELPRLLLLLLLLCLPAVWADCGPPPAVPNAQPALKGLTSFPENTVITYRCDENFMKIPGKQDSVMCLPDSQWSDIEEFCNRSCGAPTRLKFASLKQLYIPQSYFPVGTVVEYECRPGYRRDPSLLAKLTCLQNLKWSTAAEFCKKKSCPNPGEIPNGQIDTSNGILFGAAISFSCNTGYKLFGPTSSLCLVSGSGVQWSDTLPECREIYCPAPPQIDNGIIQGEREHYGYRQSITYLCNRGFTMIGEHSIYCTVNDDEGEWSGPPPACRANSLVSKAPPTVQKPTTVNVRTTEVSPTSQKTTTPNAQGATHLLSGSPEKQNQ is encoded by the exons ATGACTGTCGCGCTGCCGAGCGTGCCCGCGGCGCTGCCCCTCCTTGGGGAGCTGCcccggctgctgctgctgctgctgctgctgtgcctGCCGGCCGTGTGGG CTGACTGTGGCCCTCCCCCAGCTGTACCTAATGCCCAGCCAGCTTTGAAAGGCCTTACAAGTTTTCCCGAGAACACCGTAATAACGTACAGATGTGATGAAAACTTTATGAAAATTCCTGGTAAGCAGGACTCAGTGATGTGCCTTCCGGACAGTCAATGGTCAGATATTGAAGAGTTCTGCAATC GTAGCTGCGGTGCACCAACCAGGCTAAAGTTTGCATCCCTCAAACAGCTTTATATCCCTCAGAGTTATTTTCCAGTCGGTACTGTTGTGGAATATGAGTGTCGTCCAGGTTACAGAAGAGACCCTTCTCTATTAGCAAAACTAACTTGCCTTCAGAATTTAAAATGGTCCACAGCAGCTGAATTTTGTAAAA AGAAATCATGCCCTAATCCTGGAGAAATACCAAATGGTCAGATCGATACATCAAATGGCATATTATTTGGTGCAGCCATCTCCTTCTCATGTAACACAGG GTACAAATTATTTGGCCCGACTTCTAGTTTATGTCTTGTTTCAGGCAGTGGAGTCCAGTGGAGTGACACGTTGCCAGAGTGCAGAG aaatttattgTCCAGCACCACCACAAATTGACAATGGAATAATTCAAGGGGAACGTGAACATTATGGATATAGACAGTCTATAACGTATTTATGTAATAGAGGATTCACCATGATTGGAGAGCACTCTATTTATTGTACTGTGAATGACGATGAAGGAGAGTGGAGTGGCCCACCACCTGCATGTAGAG CAAACTCTCTAGTTTCCAAGGCCCCACCAACAGTTCAGAAACCTACCACAGTAAATGTTCGAACTACAGAAGTCTCACCAACTTCTCAGAAAACCACCACACCAAATGCTCAAG GTGCTACCCATCTTCTATCTG